A genomic region of Desulfobacterales bacterium contains the following coding sequences:
- a CDS encoding corrinoid protein, translating to MIDEKIIEEAKQLIVQQDKEEAAKFAEKVIAEGTDPLELLKEGFIPGINHVGDLFGRGQLFLPELIKAADAMKTVTDLVNEAIADESQKQASPATVLIATVKGDVHDIGKAIVVSLMKANGFTVHDLGRDVETDKIIEEAEKLNADIIGTSALLTTTMPKQKEIEEALKSSGLRDRFKTIVGGAPVTPRWAARIGADAYAEDAQDGVLKVKELLMQD from the coding sequence ATGATAGATGAAAAGATCATTGAGGAAGCCAAACAGTTGATTGTTCAGCAAGACAAAGAGGAAGCGGCTAAATTCGCCGAAAAAGTCATTGCCGAAGGCACCGATCCGCTTGAGTTATTAAAGGAAGGATTTATTCCCGGAATCAATCATGTGGGCGATTTATTCGGACGCGGCCAATTGTTTTTACCGGAATTGATTAAAGCCGCCGATGCCATGAAAACGGTCACCGACCTGGTAAACGAAGCCATCGCCGACGAATCGCAAAAGCAGGCCAGCCCGGCGACAGTGCTTATTGCCACAGTCAAGGGTGATGTCCACGATATCGGCAAGGCAATCGTGGTTTCATTGATGAAGGCCAACGGATTTACCGTACATGATTTGGGTCGCGATGTTGAGACCGACAAAATTATCGAAGAAGCCGAAAAATTAAATGCGGACATCATTGGCACAAGCGCCCTGCTAACGACCACCATGCCGAAGCAAAAAGAGATTGAAGAAGCACTCAAAAGCTCAGGTCTTAGGGATCGCTTTAAAACGATCGTCGGTGGCGCTCCGGTAACACCCCGCTGGGCGGCCCGCATCGGTGCAGATGCCTATGCTGAAGATGCCCAGGACGGTGTTTTAAAAGTCAAAGAGCTCCTGATGCAAGATTAA
- a CDS encoding branched-chain amino acid ABC transporter permease, whose translation MNIWVQQIIQVIISGIVTASAYAIMGIGLSVIYGISRVFNFAYGSFFTWGAYFAWILFATFSWMNYPLVFLIVVPAMFFLGMGTEKIVVRSLRWRKNWQVTTMMVTLGLAFLMDNLALVIFGGFAKPLPPMFRGSINPFGFTLSVQDLAMMIIAVTVMIAFGLFLSRTRIGRCMQAISQDMTGAEIVGIPIKKVFSYTFGLSTALVGTGGILLAPRYFITPHGGWAPFFRVFVIVAFGGLGSIRGTLYAAFILAIFESFVSWGLGATWVMPFWFLVFLGVLAFRPSGLMGTWG comes from the coding sequence ATGAATATTTGGGTTCAACAGATCATTCAAGTGATTATTAGTGGGATTGTGACGGCTTCAGCATACGCGATTATGGGTATCGGATTATCGGTTATTTACGGCATATCGCGGGTATTCAATTTTGCCTACGGATCCTTTTTTACCTGGGGCGCTTATTTTGCCTGGATTTTATTTGCCACATTTTCATGGATGAATTATCCGCTGGTTTTTTTGATTGTAGTGCCGGCAATGTTTTTTTTGGGTATGGGTACCGAAAAGATTGTGGTGCGGTCCCTGCGCTGGCGCAAAAACTGGCAGGTGACCACGATGATGGTGACGCTGGGATTGGCCTTTTTAATGGATAATCTGGCGCTGGTTATTTTTGGCGGATTTGCCAAGCCGCTGCCGCCGATGTTTCGTGGTTCCATAAATCCGTTTGGTTTCACCCTGAGCGTGCAAGATCTGGCTATGATGATTATCGCCGTAACGGTGATGATTGCCTTTGGTTTATTTCTGTCCAGAACCCGGATCGGAAGATGCATGCAAGCCATCTCGCAAGATATGACCGGCGCCGAAATTGTCGGCATTCCAATCAAAAAAGTATTTAGCTATACCTTTGGGCTGTCCACCGCACTGGTGGGAACCGGTGGTATTCTGCTGGCACCCCGCTATTTCATCACGCCTCATGGCGGCTGGGCCCCATTTTTCCGTGTGTTTGTCATCGTGGCATTTGGCGGCCTGGGCAGCATTCGGGGAACACTCTATGCGGCCTTTATCCTGGCGATTTTTGAGTCCTTTGTTTCCTGGGGGCTGGGTGCCACCTGGGTCATGCCTTTTTGGTTTTTGGTCTTCTTAGGGGTACTGGCATTTCGTCCTTCGGGATTAATGGGCACTTGGGGTTAG
- a CDS encoding ABC transporter ATP-binding protein, translating to MLELKNINTYYGEFHAIRDVSFTVAPGDFFLVIGPNGHGKSTLLKTICGLLRTASGQIVFNSTEINGFATDKIVEMGLVYVAEERHLFPQMTVLDNLKLGAYNTNARAKERETLEYVFHLFPHLNKFKDRYAATLSGGEARMLTLGRGIMSCAKLLAIDEPSFGLAPILRNEVFDKINEINSSGMTVLLVEQNVNQVVNFADRICLIEDGCIVFNGPREEALLNEHVKDVFLGG from the coding sequence TTGCTCGAATTGAAGAACATCAATACCTATTATGGTGAATTCCATGCCATCCGAGACGTTTCTTTTACAGTCGCTCCGGGTGATTTTTTCCTGGTGATCGGACCCAACGGCCACGGAAAGAGCACTTTACTGAAAACGATCTGCGGCTTACTCCGCACAGCCTCAGGGCAAATCGTTTTCAATTCAACCGAAATTAACGGATTCGCGACGGATAAAATCGTGGAGATGGGCCTGGTGTATGTGGCCGAGGAGCGACATCTTTTCCCCCAGATGACTGTTCTGGATAATTTAAAGCTGGGCGCCTATAACACCAATGCCCGGGCTAAAGAACGCGAAACCCTCGAATACGTCTTTCATTTATTTCCACATTTAAACAAATTTAAAGATAGATATGCAGCCACACTCAGCGGCGGAGAAGCACGCATGCTAACCCTCGGCAGAGGTATTATGTCATGTGCCAAGCTGTTGGCCATTGATGAACCGTCCTTCGGATTGGCTCCCATCCTCAGAAACGAAGTATTCGACAAGATCAATGAGATCAACTCCAGCGGCATGACCGTCCTTTTGGTGGAGCAGAATGTCAATCAGGTGGTGAACTTCGCAGACCGAATCTGTCTGATCGAAGACGGATGTATCGTCTTTAATGGCCCAAGAGAAGAGGCCCTGCTCAACGAACACGTTAAAGATGTATTTTTAGGTGGATAA
- a CDS encoding ABC transporter ATP-binding protein, translating to MASTADFNSQNEGVGAQAPILQVRNLTKAFGAMLAVNDLSFEVPAGEVFGIAGPNGAGKTTVFNLITGFLQGTGEVRFEDKNVTNLKPYQICHRGIARTLQIPQVFSSLDVFNNVRFGAHFGNKHLKDGNEAEIIHRVIDFVGLQDDKTTIAENMDLFHKKLIMIAAALATQPRLLLLDEPIGGLSPAEIDPLIELIRKINQELNITVIIIEHLMKVLKELSDRLMILHYGEEIRTAPPTEVMEDEKVKEVYLG from the coding sequence ATGGCGAGCACTGCAGATTTCAACTCGCAAAACGAAGGCGTGGGGGCGCAAGCCCCCATCCTTCAAGTCCGAAACCTCACCAAGGCATTCGGGGCCATGCTGGCCGTCAATGATTTAAGTTTTGAGGTCCCTGCAGGCGAGGTGTTTGGTATTGCCGGGCCCAATGGTGCCGGAAAAACAACGGTGTTCAATTTGATTACCGGCTTTCTGCAGGGGACCGGCGAGGTGCGCTTCGAAGATAAAAATGTGACCAACCTTAAACCCTATCAGATTTGTCACCGCGGCATCGCCCGGACACTTCAAATTCCGCAGGTCTTTTCCAGCCTTGATGTGTTCAACAATGTCCGATTTGGTGCGCATTTTGGTAACAAACACCTAAAGGATGGTAATGAAGCGGAGATTATCCATCGGGTTATAGATTTCGTTGGTTTGCAGGATGATAAAACAACCATCGCTGAGAATATGGACCTGTTTCATAAAAAGCTGATTATGATTGCGGCAGCGCTTGCGACCCAGCCGCGCCTATTGTTGCTCGATGAGCCCATTGGTGGTCTGAGCCCGGCGGAGATTGATCCACTCATCGAACTCATTCGCAAGATCAATCAGGAATTGAATATCACCGTCATTATCATCGAGCATCTGATGAAAGTGCTCAAAGAGCTTTCTGATCGTCTGATGATCCTGCACTACGGGGAAGAAATTCGCACTGCCCCCCCGACGGAAGTCATGGAAGATGAAAAAGTAAAAGAAGTTTATCTGGGTTAG
- a CDS encoding branched-chain amino acid ABC transporter permease, translating to MEIRQELIIYLAIYLVLLFLPVFLYKDAYIIGILITCMVWGAVASVWNFTMGYAGIFTFGQFGFFVVAAYTSGMVTKYLGISPWLGILIGGLMAALVGVLIGLPCMKLKGAYIALITFALHLVVAPMIKVADPLGTGGSTGLMSIPKLSLGAYTFSRTDLIPWYYTALVISFLVLLVVYKTIFSSIGLGFIGLRDSEDFAKTLGINEYKYKLMVFGLSAFLTGIMGGFYAHYAGIISPRLLGLDIFLLVMLMMIIGGMGIFPGAFLGGFIILFLNEFLRPLEAYRFLIFGAIVVVAIKLMPEGILGNLNFFKNRMGKRLLGRAAEVKSTTGQNV from the coding sequence ATGGAAATCAGACAAGAGCTAATCATTTATTTGGCCATATATCTCGTTTTGCTGTTTTTGCCCGTGTTTCTTTACAAGGATGCATATATCATCGGGATCCTGATTACCTGCATGGTCTGGGGCGCGGTAGCATCCGTATGGAATTTCACGATGGGGTATGCCGGTATTTTTACCTTTGGTCAGTTTGGTTTTTTTGTAGTGGCCGCCTATACATCCGGCATGGTGACCAAATACCTGGGGATCTCCCCCTGGCTGGGCATTTTGATTGGCGGATTGATGGCCGCACTGGTGGGTGTTCTCATCGGCCTGCCGTGCATGAAATTAAAAGGCGCCTACATTGCTTTAATCACCTTTGCACTTCATCTGGTTGTGGCACCGATGATTAAGGTGGCCGACCCACTGGGCACCGGCGGTAGCACGGGTCTGATGTCCATTCCAAAATTAAGTTTAGGCGCATATACGTTTTCACGTACCGATCTGATTCCGTGGTATTATACCGCTTTGGTAATATCCTTTTTGGTCCTTTTAGTTGTCTATAAAACCATTTTTTCCTCAATTGGTTTAGGATTCATCGGCCTGCGCGACTCAGAGGACTTTGCCAAAACCCTGGGCATAAATGAATATAAGTATAAATTGATGGTATTTGGCCTTTCGGCATTTTTGACCGGAATCATGGGTGGATTTTATGCTCATTATGCCGGCATTATCTCTCCCCGATTGTTGGGTCTTGATATCTTCCTTTTGGTCATGCTCATGATGATCATCGGAGGCATGGGAATCTTTCCGGGCGCCTTTTTAGGCGGTTTTATTATTCTTTTTTTAAATGAGTTTTTGCGTCCGTTAGAAGCCTATCGTTTCCTGATTTTTGGCGCGATTGTCGTCGTTGCCATCAAACTCATGCCGGAAGGCATACTGGGGAATCTCAACTTTTTTAAGAATCGAATGGGTAAGCGTTTGCTAGGCAGAGCAGCGGAGGTGAAATCGACCACCGGCCAAAATGTTTAA
- the gabT gene encoding 4-aminobutyrate--2-oxoglutarate transaminase, protein MSLQAKNEVLHEQRSRYVSDGVASVTPLYVESAKGAIIKDVEGREYIDFAGGIAVMNIGHSHPKVVAAIKDQAEKFTHTCFMVNPYESVVMLAEKLCQVTPGDFPKKAVFLNSGAEAVENAVKIARYYTKRPAIIVFENAYHGRTLLTMTMTSKVKPYKFGFGPFAPEVYRMPFGDEVGPEKLHDFFVQHVNPEAVAAVVIEPVQGEGGFIAPPPGYFQELAKICRENGILFVADEIQSGMGRTGKMFAIEHWDVEPDLITVAKSLAAGMPLAAVIGKQEIMDSIHPWGLGGTYGGNPVACRAALAVLEVFEEEGLVEKAAVLGEKMRARFEKWQQQFAMIGEIRGLGAMLGLELLKGDNKEPATDEAKQLVSFCYERGLVILACGSFGNIIRILAPFVITDEQLEQGFAIMEEGLAALSSANE, encoded by the coding sequence ATGAGTCTTCAAGCAAAAAACGAAGTGTTGCACGAACAAAGGAGCCGCTATGTCTCCGACGGGGTGGCAAGTGTGACGCCCTTATATGTCGAATCCGCCAAAGGGGCCATCATAAAGGATGTTGAAGGCAGAGAATATATTGATTTTGCCGGTGGCATCGCGGTTATGAACATCGGGCACAGCCATCCCAAGGTGGTGGCGGCGATAAAGGATCAGGCCGAAAAATTTACCCACACCTGCTTTATGGTCAACCCGTACGAATCGGTGGTAATGCTGGCTGAAAAACTCTGCCAAGTGACCCCCGGCGATTTCCCCAAAAAAGCGGTTTTTCTCAACTCCGGTGCGGAAGCGGTTGAAAATGCGGTTAAGATTGCCCGCTATTACACCAAACGGCCTGCCATTATCGTCTTTGAAAACGCTTATCACGGCCGCACGTTGCTGACCATGACGATGACCAGCAAGGTCAAGCCCTATAAATTCGGATTCGGCCCCTTTGCGCCGGAGGTATACCGGATGCCTTTCGGCGACGAGGTGGGGCCGGAGAAGCTTCATGATTTTTTTGTCCAACACGTCAACCCAGAAGCGGTGGCAGCGGTTGTGATCGAACCGGTACAGGGTGAGGGCGGCTTTATTGCGCCACCGCCCGGCTATTTTCAGGAGCTGGCCAAAATTTGCCGAGAAAACGGCATTCTTTTCGTGGCCGATGAAATTCAGAGCGGCATGGGTCGGACCGGCAAGATGTTTGCCATCGAACACTGGGATGTAGAGCCGGATTTGATTACGGTCGCCAAAAGCCTGGCAGCCGGTATGCCGCTGGCAGCCGTCATCGGCAAGCAGGAGATCATGGATTCCATCCATCCCTGGGGTCTGGGCGGAACGTATGGGGGCAATCCCGTGGCATGTCGGGCTGCACTGGCCGTGCTGGAGGTTTTCGAGGAAGAAGGCCTGGTAGAAAAAGCGGCGGTTTTAGGGGAAAAGATGAGAGCGCGGTTTGAAAAGTGGCAGCAGCAATTCGCGATGATCGGAGAAATCAGAGGTCTGGGCGCCATGCTGGGGCTGGAGCTGCTCAAGGGAGACAATAAAGAACCCGCTACCGATGAAGCCAAACAACTGGTAAGTTTCTGCTACGAAAGAGGTCTGGTGATCCTGGCCTGTGGCAGCTTCGGCAACATCATACGAATTTTGGCGCCGTTTGTGATTACGGATGAACAACTGGAACAAGGCTTTGCCATCATGGAGGAAGGGCTGGCAGCCCTCTCGAGTGCCAATGAATAA